In the Daphnia pulicaria isolate SC F1-1A chromosome 2, SC_F0-13Bv2, whole genome shotgun sequence genome, one interval contains:
- the LOC124327704 gene encoding uncharacterized protein LOC124327704, with product MDSTRKFHSRSHPPWELSKLNYRSEDESTLPPEENGLAIYTKSHKSTAGVGLGIVCCASKVVVQTAQEKLAANTTENQAEILGLLAALQYAVANKSNYTSCNIFCKSVPALKDCTKNEKLNEAAITCRKLCYDNRDHIHLNLVAKEAEGIDLAKEAAKAVLNLGSQVTKDQPWSIELLKDKIKTEIQKLWSDEWAGSKTGTHTRRFFPRPSDASCLNGSYIHQEITQVLTGHCRLNHHLHLIKTISSPQCECGHGDETVEHFLFHCARYASQRSHLIQACSSSKKTFPPSLEDIPKFRHIWKEFKDFILKTERLK from the coding sequence ATGGACAGCACGCGAAAATTCCACTCGCGAAGTCACCCACCATGGGAGCTGAGCAAACTGAACTACAGATCAGAAGATGAATCTACACTTCCACCAGAAGAAAACGGCCTGGCCATCTACACTAAAAGCCACAAATCTACAGCAGGAGTCGGACTTGGGATTGTCTGTTGTGCATCAAAGGTAGTCGTCCAAACCGCACAAGAGAAGTTAGCTGCAAACACAACTGAAAACCAGGCGGAAATCCTAGGCCTGCTAGCTGCACTACAATATGCTGTTGCAAATAAGAGCAACTATACTAGCTGCAATATTTTTTGCAAATCTGTCCCTGCCCTCAAGGACTGcactaaaaatgaaaaactgaacgaAGCAGCAATCACCTGTAGAAAGCTATGCTACGACAATCGGGACCACATTCATCTCAATCTAGTCGCTAAAGAAGCAGAAGGTATTGACCTCGCAAAAGAAGCAGCAAAAGCTGTCCTCAATCTTGGCTCTCAAGTAACTAAAGATCAACCCTGGTCAATAGAACTTCTCAAAGATAAGATCAAGACGGAAATTCAAAAGCTGTGGAGTGACGAATGGGCCGGCAGCAAAACaggaacacacacaagaagatTTTTCCCGCGACCATCGGACGCCAGCTGCCTAAATGGAAGCTACATACATCAGGAAATAACCCAAGTCCTAACGGGGCATTGCAGACTTAATCACCATCTCCATCTCATCAAAACAATCTCATCACCGCAGTGTGAGTGCGGCCATGGCGACGAAACAGTAGAACATTTTCTGTTCCACTGTGCACGATACGCAAGTCAAAGATCACACCTCATCCAGGCGTGCTCAAGCAGCAAAAAAACGTTTCCACCATCGCTAGAGGACATCCCAAAGTTCCGGCACATATGGAAAGAGTTTAAAGACTTCATCCTGAAGACCGaaaggttaaaataa